GCCAAGAACTGTTCTGGATTATCTCCCTCCTGCTTTCTCAACTCACTGAACTCCCTGGACAGAGTTCAAGGGCACCAACTGTCATTTTCCCACAGACGGCTGGTCCTCGTGATCTACCAGTGGAGACAAGGACCCCTGGAAACTCCATGGCTGATAAAGAAAACGTTCTGAACTGGGAACAACCCCAGGCTCAGGCACATCCACATACCAGCCACCAGATGGCAGCACAAACTTAGTACCACCCTTCCCTCTAAGAAAAAAGGCTTTATTTCCTTcatgcacacacaaaaagagCTCAAATGAGGGGGTGGAGCTGTTGACTGCAATCCCGCTGGTGGCCTCCTACACGAGACTGCAGACAGCCTGGAATTTGGGAGATCTGAACCATCTCCACCTCCcacccagtcctggaggctgccAGAGCAGCAGAGACAAGGAGCTGATCTCCTGTTCAGATAAGGGCTGGGACGGGTAATGGCCAGGCGGTCACTGCACACACAGATATGggcaccagtgggtgatgtgctggCTGGCCCGGAGCCCAGGCAGAGGTGTGGCAAAGGGAAGGCGAGCAGCCCCAGCTGGCACAAGACTGGGGAAGCAGGAGACAGTCAGCACTAGTCATTTGCTGGAAATTCCCAAAAAGCCTATGGGAGGGGGCACGCTGGAGGTGAGGGGAGTCTAAACTCTCCTGGGTGCTCTGGAAATGGGTGGGACATAAACCCCTGAAGTTGCCCACGTAGCTTCTTAGGAGAGCCTGGCCCTGCCACCACCTCAGCTTCCGGCCCCTCCCCTCTCCGTGGAGTGTGGGGACCTTGTGGCCCCGAGGCTCACCTGGGGCTGATCCGCTTGGCCACCACGATGATGTCACTAACGCTGGCTGAGGTCTTCATCTTGGCCCCTGAGCCCATGGTCATGGCAACAAGTTTTTCTGTCAGGGTGTGACAGATCTAATacagcaggaaggagagaggtgaTGGGGTGATGGGGACCTCACTCCCCTGAGGGTCCTGCCGCCCCCACAAAGACAAACACGGACCTCCCCATCCCACAGCTGGGCCCCCTAACCTCACAGACAGACTGAAGTGGAAAGTACACAGGGATGAGAGGAAATGGAGTGGAAGAGGCAAATCCAAGAACATGGCCGGCGAGGCGGGAGGGGTCGGAACCTCAGATCAGGGTCAGGGTTTCGGCTTAGAGAAGTCTAAGCTGAAATAATCTGTCTAAGAAAAATCATGTGCTCGAATTTCACCTTCTCCCTTAAGGGGAAAAACCCGTTTCTCTTTTGATTCCTTCACCTCCTGGCTTAGTCCTTCCAAAATGATAAAGATCTCCAGAGGCACCCTCAGAAACATGGCCAGACAAAGGCAACCGTTCCTTTAAGCACATCTTCCCAAAGTGGAACTTATTTCAACAATTTTCTAAGGTGACATTTTAGCATGTCCCAGGCCCTTCCCTCAAGGCCTCACCACACGGATTCAAGGGCAGGTGGCCAAGCAAAATGGCCTTGAGATCCCAAGAGGAAGGTAAGAGCCTCTCCTTTGATCTGAGCATCTCAGGATGGACCACTGACTTCAGTACAATAAGCCATCCCGTAACTCAGCTGTCATTCATCCTGTTCCTTTAAGAGGCAAGGGCAGGGGACAAAACCCAGAACCAGGGCACATCCTGGATGGAAGAAGGGAGATGTAATACGGCATTATTGCTCAGAACCATCTAGCTCCACCTATGACCATATCTATGGATAAAGAGCTTCTTGGAATTCAGTAATAAGCCTGGACCCTAGGACAACAATGTCCTACTAGGCACTTCTTTGTCCCCCAAGAGAGATGGCTGAAGGAAGGGGGGATGAGAGACTTTTTAATATCTTGCACTGAATGACACCAAAGAAAAGATAAAGCTGTCTTTTCTGAAATCTTGAATAATTACTAGACAGAGAAATGTGTAGTTTCCCAGGTTACCGAAATGAACACTATTTGCCACTGGCCAAATATTCccatagtattattattatcctatCAAGGAGGAGAGTATGAGGCACGAACTGAAAAACACGTTGAAACCATAAAAATTACCCCAGACTCTAAAAATTACCCACAATGCAAACCAGATCCAACTTTCCACCCAGGTCTGGAGGCTGCgggtattaaaagaaaaaagtctgcCTTCAAGTTGAAATACTCACGGTTTGGATTTTTTTAACACTGACTGTCTTGTTTGGCTGACTACCGTCACAGCCCAGGAGGGCCAGTGAGGAACTTTCTAGCAATTGGAGAAGCCCCAAGACAGAACTCAGCTCCCTGTAGAGGGCTGAGCTCTCTGTGAATGAGAAAAAGTGCCCGGGAGAAGCCGGGAAGCCCCGTTTCCTCCTCAGCAGCTGCTCGGTCTCGGGCGCACAGCTTTCTCGGCAGTCAGGGACAGTGTGCTTAGTGACAGCCTATGGTATCTTTCCCGCAGACCGCTCTATTATGAGGACCAGGTGGAATCAAGCCTTTGAAAGGGTCTCAAGAATTGTAAAGCAGGACAGACCATCCAGGCGGGGGCGGAAGTGAAGAGGAGACACGCCAGGTGGCGCGCATGTTGCAAAAGGCCTCCCGTGCAGGGCTCTTCCCAAAGTCCCTCCCGCTCGGAGAGTCTGTGCACAGGGTGCTCTGGTGACCACCCCCTTATCCTCAAGGGGAAATTGGAGAGTATTACCTTCAAGATGGCAATGCAGTGGGACATGAGACCCCTGGGGAGACAAGAAGAATTTGTAAGCGCTTCTCCAGAGAGACCCACCTCCCTCCAGCTACCACCTCCGGCCTCAACCAGCTCTGACCTGTGGGCGCAGCTGGACGCCCCCTGAGAGCAGGAAGGCCTCAGTGACACAGTGAGCAAGCCCCAGAGCTAACCCGGGAAGCACCTTCCCtcacttctctttcccttccGCTCCCACACCCACCCTGCGCTTCCAGGTGGTACGACTCCCCACCCATCAGGTCATGCTCTCTCGTAACTCTGAGCTTCTGAGGCCACTCCCCCCCTCCACCCAGGGACTTCTTCCCTGTTTGCTCAGCCTGGTGAACTCATCTTTCAAAACCCACATCAAGAGGCACCACTTTGGGAGAGTCTTCATGAATTCCACCCCTACCTCCGGACCCCAGGCAACTCCAGACACTGCCTCCCCTGTGTGCCCACGGCACCATGCACAGACCCCCGATCATTTCTGAAATACGGCATTTAGTAGAATTCTGTCTCCACCACCAGCTTAATAGCTGCAGTGCCGGGCCCAGTGCCCTCACATCACATTAGTAAACACCTGCCCAGTAGATGGATGGCTGAGCCAAAGGGAAGGGGGCGGTACACACTTCTCAACCCACAATGTCTTGTGGTGGCTGGAGGGATCCCCAAGGAGCCTGAGGGTCAAATTCACGGGTGCCTCCAAGAGAATCCAACACCTCAGGGTGACTTTATAACAATTCTGCCACACATCTACGGGCCTCAGTGTTCAGGTCTACAAAATGGGGAGGGTGAGGACAAACAGTGTCATGTCATCTTCTAAGTCCCCACCACCACCCGTGACAGCAGGGGAAAGGGCAGCAGTGCTCCTAGGTACTCAGTCGACGGCTCTGGCAAGGGGAAGCCAGGGGAGGACACCCAGCAGCCCGGTGCACCATCCTCAGGCGGCTGGAGGAAAGCAAACGGTCCCCAAGGCCTTACGAGGCATCTTCAATCCAGTCTTCATTCTCCAGAATGGCCTCGATGTGGGGGTTGGTGATGACAACATCGTCCAGCTCCAGCTCAGAGGGCTCGGACTGGGTCTCCATGGCGCCGATGAGGTCCACAATGGGCCTGGAGGGAAAGCCCAGGTAAGTGGTGACCACCACTGACCCTCTCCTTCTCGACGCTCACATACCCCCCAAAAGAATGCAAGGAGTGAGTTAGTCAAAGCAGGGACTTGGCCTTGATCCAAACCTAACCCTAGTGACATGCAGTGTGGGCAGGGCACATGGCGAGACGGTGAGTCAAGGAGGCAGGGGCACGAAGACAAAAAAAGCGGCACAGAACAAGATGAGCCTCTAAGAGAAAGAGCAGGGCCACAACCATGATCATTACAAAGACGTATTAGACGGGCTGCTCCTTCCGGACAATATGTTTGTAACTTTTCCTTCAAGCCTAACTTTTATGGAGAAGCTAAAGTTCCAATTAGCCAAACTTACCTGAACCCCCTACACGTCCTGCAGAATCTCTCCTGGGAACCCCCTTGGTCCACCCGCATagtcccaccccttcccagttATACTAGGGAAGTGGGAGAAGTGAAAACACCTTCTTCTTTACAACAGGGTTCTTGAAAACATGAGATGCCACAGCAGAGCTTTCCTGCATCACATAAATGTGCGTTTACTAATTATTAACCACTCAACAGAGATGCTGATAGGATTCAAAAAAAGGGGTAAAAGAACTAAGGGTTACTGGTCAGGGTCCCTGAGGATTTAACAATTAAAATATCCCTAAACTGCTGATAGGATCTTGCTGGCAAACTGTGTTTCACCTGCAGAACATCATGAGGAAATATGTGCACACAGAGAGATGGTCCTAGGCTGGGGTTTCACAGCACTAAGTGTCCCTTGCTTAGATATGTGGCTGGAGTGGGGGCCTCAGATTTCTGTTCCTATGAGTTTGGTTGGAAAGGGACTTGGCTTGTCCAAATGCTAAGTGAGGTGGCGGGTCTGGGATAGATTTGTGGTAGGTGAACACGTTCAGTGACAGAGTCCAAGGTGGCTCAGGACACTGCAGGGCTTAAGGAACATCCTTAAgctctgaggacagccttgagTACCATTTTAGAGACAGAAAGCTGAACAAGAGTTGCCCAGCAccaaacttctttttttctttcatcggagccccagggcacagcccatctctcctcctttccctccctggacCACTCACTTGGAATCATAGTGCTGCAGAAGGTCTCGGGGCCGGCAGTAGCGCTGCCTGCAAACCACCACCAACGCAGCAAACGAGGCCAAAAAGATAGTGGCCAGCACACCTATGGCAACAATCACCACGGTCTCCATGCTTCCAGGTGGCTCCCTCAGTCCCAGTCAATCCCCTACATGGGCTGAAGCTTGAAAGACACAAGGAGAGAACAGCCTGGTGAAGAAGCAGGGAAAGACAGTGGGGCAGGGGGGGTCTTACCTGCTGGTGGGTTAACGGGGAGGGCAGCTAGGCTCCCCCAAGTCACCTGCAGAGACCTGAGGGCCCGAACAGAATCACAATGCATTTTATGTCATGCTCTAAACTTGCATTTTCCTTCCCTAAAAGCATTTGCTCCCCCGTTGGACCAGGATGGCCTTTTCAACCAAGGacaaaaggaaacattttcactAGCACTATTTTCTGCACCAGGCACATGAACAAATACCCACCTAAGAAGAAGGGCAGGCCTGTATTCACTGAggatctactctgtgccaggcacttggtACGTGTTTACTCTTCTAATTATCCTATGGGGCAGGTATcagtctccccattttacagatgagaaaacggaggtCCGCAGAGGTTAAGTAATTCATCCAAGTTTTTGGAGTCAGGAAGCAGAAAACCATCCACACAAACTGAGATGGACATTCACCTCCTCTATTCTTTCTAAGGAGGAAAGAGGATTCTAAAAACTCTGGAGAAAGTTTTGATTGCCAGTTTCAATGCTGGTAACTTACAACTGGTATTAACGTTTCCCTTGCCTATTTATTGCCTGCTTTCATTTTGGGGAGTCTTTCATGCCTATTTTAAACACATAGGCTGAAGGGACAATGGCATCTCAGAGAAGTATGTATTCACAATGTTATTTCATTGCAGGTCTCCCACTTGTGTCTTTTTGAGCaagtctcctctcctctctgggctTTGATTTCTCCACCTGCAAAAAAGGGCACTTTGACCTGGAATTCTCTCTGATTCCAGGACAGTAAGTACAACTCCACTATTTGAATTTAATTCTATGTTCCATGACTTGAGGGTCTAAATGCTCCTGAGcatcattcagtatttattaacCATTGACTATGTACCAAGGACTGGATTCTGGAGATTGGAGATAAATGAAGACATGGGCCCCCTAAACTTGGGGAACTGGGGGAAAGGTGGGCAGGCAGACAAACCATTTCAACTCAGAATGCCTGTACCACATGCAGAAGTACACAGAAATGGGAGTACCAGTGCTTGCACAACACTTTCTAGGAAAGCTTTCTTCAAAGGGCAGGTGATGCTTGAGCTGGggtttgaaggatgagtaggagttttccAAGTGGATAAGGTGGGGACTTCGCTGACTCAAAGTGCCAAGGAGGGCTTCTCAGAGGTCTCACAGCACAGCTTGTGGACTCACTTGCCCACAAGGATGAGAAGGCTGGGATCTActtttttcatctctgtatctGATTGTGTTtgggggggagaggaggggtgtagtgcctcagtttctctagaTGCGTTTCTTTATACTGTCCCTCCTAAGGAGCTACCTCCTTTAgccccttttctttcctccttgtctgatttctcttcatttttccccctctctcggctttcctctccactcccagtctctccttccccctcccccatctcatgCTTTCTCGgtgtttcctttcccctccccctgcccatgGCCTCCAAGACCACCCGCTTTGTCTCCCCTCTTCCTGTGCGTTTCGGGTGTGTTTCTCTGAGCGTGTATGAGCTTTCTGTGAGCTGTCGCTGTCTCTCTCCGTGATCCGTCTGTATGAGTGTTTCTTcgtgtgttttccttttcctttgtataCTCACCTCCGTGTATGTGTTTCAGGATGAGTTTTTCGGTTTCTCTCTATCGGGTTCTAAGTCCACAAGGATACAACAGACCCAagaccccacctccttccccctgcGCGGCTACCCCAAATACCCACCCCACACCCAGGACATTGGCAGGGACACCCCCGCTCCAACCCGCCCTGGCGCGCGCCACGCGGGGCTCGATGGCTCCGGGGCGCGCAGCTCCGACTCCCCCCAGTCGCGGGCGCCGGGgctgccctccccctcctctcccgcaCCCCCGCCCGCCACGCGGGTCCCGCTCGGAAGGGACTGGCGGGGCGGCTCGCGGGGAGCCCCGGTCCCGAGCTCCGCGGCGCGCCGGGCTCACCCACCTGAGGCTGCGGCTCCGGGACGTCGGCGGGGGCGCTCCCGCGGCCGGGCCCCCCGCGATGGCAAAGTCCGGGCGCGGGACTGGCGGCCGCCCGCGAGCGGGGCATGCCGGGAAGGAACCGAGATAAGTCCCGGCGCGGCCAAACCCCCGGAGGTGGTGCGGGCGGGGGAGACGCCGGCCGAGCATCCAAATCCCCCGCTGCCAGGCGCCGCCGTCACCGCCAGGCCCCGGGCCCGGCcgggggctggggcctggggaggcccGGGCAGCTGCGAGACTGTCGCTCAGCGACCCGACAGGCGGTCCTCGCGCCCCCGCGGGGGCCAGGCGGGGAGGGGGCCCCGGAGGGTCCGGCCGtccgggggggtgggggctgggagtaCCATTGGTCCCTGCAGTGTGTCTGTCTGATCCGGGAGCGAGTCTGTGCTGCTTGCTGCGCGCTGTCTGCTGTACATCCTGGCTCTGCCGCTCGCTCGCTTGCGGGCGACTTATTTCACTTCTCGGGACCTTGGTTCTTTCCTCTGGAAAGGGGGCTATGACTTGTAAGCATCCTGAGTTAGTGTACCGTCTCATGCCATGATGCAGGCAGTGCGTTTAAGAGTGCCGGGCCCAGGGTAAACGGTGACTCAGTGAAAGCTCTTATGATCCCCTGAGCCACACTGGGCGGTGACCAGCAGGCCCACCCGTACCAGTTGCCTGGCCGGGCAAGAGTACAAATGCAGGACACCGGTTGGCAGTCCTGTGCCTTCTGTTCAAACTCTACTCCATCCCATACCAAAAGGGGACTCACCGTGCATTCATGGGGACACAGCCCCCTCCCTGCGAACAGCCATCCCTTGGCCCTCCTTCAGGACAGGCTGCCTTGGAAGGAGGGAGGTCCACATAAGCCCTGGAAGCAGGCTGGGGGCCATTTGAGCAGAGACGTCCAGAGTCCAGAGTATCAGGAGCATGGTCTGGAAGGACTACGGACCCTAGATGGTCATCCCAGCTATGTGTGTATCTCAGCTGCTGCCTGGAGCTGAGGGTGCAGATGCCTCAGttaaccaccaccacccagctgcAGGGAAGACAGGGTGGCACTAAGGTCCGGCCAGTGCCTCTCCTATTCAGCTGTGTCCCGTCATGCTAGCAACTCCTGTCATCCCAATGCCCCTTGAAGTTTCCCCGGATTGACCTGAAAAGACCTCATTGGTACTCAGTGCTCTTACTTGCAAGCAATAGAAACTGGTTGATTGCCCCACGTGGAAAGGGGTTGTGTTGAGAGGACCCGGGGTGCCCGCAGAATCAGCGGGAGACGGAAGACCCAGATTAGGAAATGGGCAGGCACCACAGGGGCTCCATTGCCCTGAAATGATTGTGACTC
This is a stretch of genomic DNA from Camelus bactrianus isolate YW-2024 breed Bactrian camel chromosome 16, ASM4877302v1, whole genome shotgun sequence. It encodes these proteins:
- the TMEM98 gene encoding transmembrane protein 98; its protein translation is METVVIVAIGVLATIFLASFAALVVVCRQRYCRPRDLLQHYDSKPIVDLIGAMETQSEPSELELDDVVITNPHIEAILENEDWIEDASGLMSHCIAILKICHTLTEKLVAMTMGSGAKMKTSASVSDIIVVAKRISPRVDDVVKSMYPPLDPKLLDARTTALLLSVSHLVLVTRNACHLTGGLDWIDQSLSAAEEHLEVLREAALASEPDKGLPGPEGFLQEQSAI